The Phaeodactylum tricornutum CCAP 1055/1 chromosome 2, whole genome shotgun sequence DNA window AGCAGCAAGTGGATATCTTGTAGTTTAGACTTGCCGGTCTTGAGTTCCGGTAGCGCTTCGAGGGCGGGACGGACGAAATCAAGCTTCTTTTGCGTCGCCAACAACCAAACGTTTCCATCTTTGGTGAGCAACAAGATTGTGTCGGGAAGTTCGTAACCAAACAACCATTGGTGCAGCGTTACGGACTTTAGATAGGGCTGATCATCGTCCAGGGGACCACGGTGCAAGACGACGCAGTCCGCTTTGTTCCACACCGTTGCACTTTGTGAACGACAAGCAGCAAGGAGATAGAGTGGTGAGAAGGCAAAGAGGTACGGGAATGCAGTGACAATGAGAAAACCAGAACGGCAGAGAAGCGTTCGTAGCGAAAGCTTGGAATGCCTAGACAAAAATGTGAACTCCAACCACTCGGGATAGATCTGCATGCACATTTTTCGTCCAACAACGACTCATTTTTCTACGTACTTGTGTTTGAGAAAATGAGACTGCAGCTTATTGAGCCGCGTCAAAAAACGCTTCACATCCAGTTCCGCCATGGTCCTGTCCCGAATAGGATCGTCCTCGGCGCGATGCAAATAGACGTTGGTGGCAGGAGAGCCCATGCCGTGGATCCCAGCGAGGGTTCACCGTAGAGGGGCGAGGCGACCAAGGCAATGATAATCCGATGAATGGGAAGCGCCTGCGCGcgaatggaaaggaaaatACCGTCGCATAGCAGACAGTGAAGACGCCGATGTGACACACGTCGACCGTGAGTCCATTGAGTGCCTCTGTAACCCTACTAACAGGGTTTAACTTCGGTTCCAAGACTAACTGCAAAAGACGGCCTTCCAGTGGATGAATGGTACACCAGGCCAAGAAGtattttcacagtcaagcaagctcGTTGCCGCATCCTAATTGACCAAGTTCGATTCAAAAAGTGAATCCCAACATCTGAAAGCGACGCGTCCTGAGTCCCAGTAGGAGTATTATCCCCTGTACTAGCATCATTCTCGTTTCATCCAGCTTACAGCGGCAAATCTACATTGAACCTGAGGTCATCATGGAGTCGGATAGAAAAGAATACACAAAGAACGACGAGGAGCAAGGGGACCAGGCGCAAGCTTTGCCTCCTTCCGAATACTCGACGACCGAACGGAATCCACCGACACCAAATTGCGCCCTGCGTCAGGACTTGTGCTCCGAAAACAGCTCATTAGTGTCCGACCTTATTCAATCCGCTGCTCGGTCCGTCTTGGAAGACGAGCACTATGAGCAGGAAAGGAACGGTTCGTCGTGCTCGGGCTCTTACACCGACATCGACGGCGGTCGAAGAGGATACCATACCTCTGGAATGACACCGAATTCACGGAAAAAGGGTCCACTATCTCCAACCTTGCAATCCTTACAAACTAAAACGCTACCCGCCATGCCCGATGAACAAGATCGCAAGCGTTTCGTGGTGCGTACTTTTCCACATTCCATTGTGCTCCCCTACAGGTGCAGGTTCTGATCGTTTGGGGAGATTTTGGCTTACAAAAACTCGGATCAAGTGTATTTCTCATATACTTTTTGAGTTTGTctccttttttgtttctaAAATAGGGTTGTTTAGCAGCAGTTTTGGCGTCTCTTTACGATTTCGATGTggttgatgacgacgaagacttgtCTCAAGCCGATAAAGTCCTGAGCATGGCATACCTTGATAGAAGTGAgcaagacgacgaggacgagcaTAGTCTTAGTCCGACCAAAGCAAGTCGTAACAATACAAaagacagcagcagcttATATTCGCGCTCAGTCGACGGTTTTGACACACCAGCCAGAGCGCAACAATACCGATCGATGATTTCGTCTCGATCATCCATGCAAATCGATCGGGGCACCCGGGATCAGCTTCAAAAGGCTCGATCACGCCATCGCAAACGGCGGTACGATATATTGTCGGATCTTCTTTTGGCGTCAGGAGACTATTTGCAACTCGAAAGTGGCCAGGTCAAGGCTTTTTTACCTATGCTAGCCAAACTCCTGGTGCCGAACAGTGATAAAAAAGAGGCATCGCATGCATCTCAACTTTCAGCTCAACATGGTCAGCGGCCGCACTCCAATAGTAGCAACACGAGCAGCAATTTGGCTGCTATGGACAATCAGGAAAAGACTATATTGCAACGCTCAGGGATCTCTGGCGCCAATGTGAATGGCTTTACAAATTCCGAAGAAATGGTGCATCTTGAATTGGATGACATCGAGTATTTGCGGCCGTTCTTGGAATCACTGACTCCTGGTGCCGGGTTGCGATGTGTTGCGTTACTGCTCCTTCAGTATTTATTGCTGCACAGCCGTCAAACGGGCTATGACGCTCGTGTACGACATGCCATAAAAACGCTTGGTGTCCTGGTTCTGGTTCATGACATGCAACATGACCCCGTTGATGTGTACATTGATGATGAATTGAAAAAGCCTTCTTCTTCACCAAGGACTCGACGACATCGAGGTCATTTGAAGACGTCGCATCCCGATTTGGTCGTACTGGCCACCCGCAAGTTTGAATCGCTTGAACACTTTATTGCAGCAAAACTAATCGTGTTGTCACGTGAACAGCAGGCACATAAAGTTCATAGGGGCGCCCGGAGTGCTGGTGCTCGCTCGTCTCAGACTCAACAGACACCAGCATCAAAAGGCCTGACCCGGGAACAGTGGATGCGAGGGATTAAGATTGGTGGCACGGCGATGGCAGCCGGTACCTTATTTGCAATAACGGGAGGACTCGCCGCTCCAGGTATTGCCGCAGGGGTTGCGGCGATTGCGGGAGGGACGGCAGTGACAGCGGCCGCCGCGGCTGTCTTAACAAGTACGGCAGCTGTGACGACAATCTTTGGAGTGGGGGGAGGAGGATTGGCAGCGTACAAAATGCAGCGGCGGACACAAGGTTTAACCGAGTTCGAATTTCGTAAAGAAACTGGAAAGGCAAGTCGGGAGAAAGAGGGTCAAATAGACACAGTAGACGCTGAGCTGTTTAGTACAATCTGCATATCAGGTTGGCTCCGGGACAAATTCGATTTTCAACGACCTTGGGGGGTCTCCCCATCACGACCTGAGTTGACTGATCGACAAGAGCTGTTGGAAAGATTCTACACGATCCATAGTCCATCGCATATATCACGTTGTGCCAAAATTTTGGACCATTGGAAAGGTGAAGAAAAGGATCTTTGGGGTTTGCTCAGGCAAAAGTACGGGCAAGATCCAGACCATTTATTTCCTTTGGAGAAAGGTCCTCGATTACACGCCTCGTTGACTCTTGAGCAGAAGGAGGTCATAGATCAGTTGTTTGTAGAGCTGGGATACACGCCCAAATCTCTGGACGAAATAAAAACGCAGCCTACGCCTTTCGAAAGAATTAGGAAGGGCTGGAATAAACAAGCCGCTGGACCTCGACGCGATGAAAATTTATCTACTTCACACATTCCTGTCGGTCCTGCACATCGATCTCTTGCAGATTCCTTACAAAGTCCTGAGAGTGTCGAGACATACGTTGGGTCTAGAGCTGAGGTTACATCGTCGGGATTTGAGAGCTTTTCTACTGCGCTGTCAATGCTTCCACCGGACAAGCGATCAGATGAGTCGACAGAGAAAGTTGAGTTGCCAAGGCACATTGCTACTGTTTGGGACTATCCATCTATATATGGAGGGGAGCAGTATACGGTACAATGGGAAAGTGAACTGCTGACTGAGTTGTGCGACTCTGTCAATGACCTTGCGCGAGATTTGGTAAGCGGTGGAACCGCTCAGATCTTAAAGCATACTGCTTTGTCAACGCTAATATCGGCCTTTGCTTGGCCGTACGCGCTTGTAAACGCCGCAAACATGATTGATGGGACGTGGACGCTAGCAGTTGAACGATCCGATGAAGCGGGGAGAGAGTTGGCCAGAAGCTTGCTCCTCAGCCGGGCAGGCCATCGTCCTGTTACTCTCGTAGGATTCTCCTTTGGCGCACGAGCAATCTATTCTTGCTTGAAAGAGCTCGCTCGCCTTCAGGAAAAATGGGAAGATTTTTGTGAAGACGAGGATTCCTCTCGGAGCGGAAAAGTGTTGCAAAACCAATCAGTCGCCGATTTAGAGTTAGACGAATCAAACAAGGACTATTTCAGGTACATGCGAGAGCCGGCAAGCATAGTTGAAGATGTGGTACTAATGGGACTTCCAAACCATCTTAGCTTATCTTCTTGGAAGGCATGTCGCCAAGTTGTGGCCGGGAGGCTTATCAACTGCTTTTCTCAGAAGGATTTGATCCTTTCACTGATGTTTCAATTCAAAAGGCTCGGGCTTAAGCCGGTATGTGGAACTTGTCCAGTTAACGTACCTGGGGTGGAGAATATTGATGTATCCGATTTGGTATCCGGTCACCAGGATTACACTCTCGTTAACGGAGATATTTTGAAACGCGTGAGGCATTGTCAACCTTTTCGATCCAGGCACACTCGTATATTTGTGCCGGAAGTCGCTGCATCAAGCATGTAAATAAAAACTCTTGATGGAGTCGAGGCTCAGCGAAAAGTGCAAGTTTTATTTCAGAGTATTAAGCGAATCAATCTCTCATAGCGAAGTACTTGCTTTTACCTCTAAACTCTTACTTCCGCCCTTCGAGCGCCTTGACCAGTGTTCCACTGAGTACGACAAGGGAATGAATTTTAACGCGCAGAGCGGGTTCAATCTGTGCAGTTGCGCTTAAACTCAACAACCTCATGGTGAACAAATGAGTGTTGCCAATACGAATACTACTAGGTGGTCCCGGCTTGACAAAGTAGCTAGAGCTTTCGGCTCTTGATTGCAACCACTCGCACAAATCAGCGTCCAGCATACCTACAACACCTTGTATTTCACCAGTTCTCATCCTATCCCCGAACAAAAAATCGTTGAGCCGGCGGCATACGATATCGACAGCCCCTTCTACAAAGTAAGGTCCGTCGATGACCGTAGCACTCTTCGTCAGAAGTTCGTCAACCATCCGATCTTTGGCCAACTCGTACATCGCAAGCAAGTACAAAGAGCGCAGAAACTTCAGATCGAAACCCCAAATCTTTCCCAGCATTTCGACTTCAACCAAGCAAGCAAAACTGTCCATGGCGCGTCCGCTGTACTCAGTGGCTAACCCTGCAACTGCGGTTTGTAGAAAGATCCGTTGCTGTGGAGTTGCATTAGCTGAGATGCTGGTCGGGCAAGACAATGACTGCGGTATGAATAAGTCATACAGTCCAGAAATgcattcaccgtcagtcaaGCAACTGGCATCGCTAGAAACCAGAAGCCCACACATCACAACGCAGTGAGCATCCCAGGCGCCTGTATCTATTCTACGGCATTTACTGACGAGTCTCACGAATATACAGTCTGGTTTTACCGGCGGCCATGTCTCAACTATACCGCTCTCCAGAGGAGGATTGTAGACACTCATGAGTTCCGCGTCCCACGGAATTTCAGCTAGTAGCACTAACAACTGAAGAGCAAGATGGCCAAAAGCAGAcagccagcttttgcttgcAATCAAGGGCGAAACTAACTGTTCATTTAGTTCATGGACCTCGTCGAAGCCAAAAAGGTACGCCCGGTAGATCGGACAGATTTGATTGTACCAAACTTCCATTTTCACAGCAAAGGCCAGCGATACAAACTCCGCTCGCTTATCCATGGCTTTGAGAGCTGCAATGACGTCACCTAGAGTCGCAAGCTGTGTTGGATCCGCTGACCATTTGGATCCGAGAAGTAAGGCCCGGTGAGCCACGAGAAGTGCAGGCTCATTGTAGCGTCTGAAGAACAGCAGGAGAGCGCccatgtcgtcgtcaaagtcAACCAAGTACTCAGCGCGTTCGTCCTCACTGATTGATGCAGATAAACAAGAACTTTGTAGTAACTTGAAGTGTGTGGGGTCGTCCCCTTCACGCTGCGATGGGTCAAATGCGAAGCTACTCATTTTGCACGCTTTCTCCAAACTAGAGATTTCTTCGTGATCCTGCGTCAAAGAAAGCTCGTCTCGTGCAAGCCACTCGTAAACCGAAAAGTTACCGTCTTGCTCAACGGCATAAACACTGACTGGCGCAGCGCCAAGTCTAACACCCTTCAGTCGCAAAGAAACCAGAAGACAAATTCTTACACTCCGAAGTAGGCATTCCCAATCTTTGGTCATATCTACACTCAAAATCGTACCGTAAGTGGCTTTCTCTTGCTGTGTAGAGGCTTTCGCAACGGCGTCTCGACACAGGACACACAGTAGAAATGCTCGCACCAAGTCTGTCGCCTCTTTGCAAAACTTGTAAAGAACATTCAAGGCAGCCCCGCCTTGGTACTTTGTAAGCTGAACAGTGGCAAGGTCCTGTAACAATCGTGTCGACGGAGCTAGGTTCGCGAAGAGGCATCTCTCAAGGATCTGATCCACATGAACCGTCATGAACCATTCCCCAAA harbors:
- a CDS encoding predicted protein, with amino-acid sequence MESDRKEYTKNDEEQGDQAQALPPSEYSTTERNPPTPNCALRQDLCSENSSLVSDLIQSAARSVLEDEHYEQERNGSSCSGSYTDIDGGRRGYHTSGMTPNSRKKGPLSPTLQSLQTKTLPAMPDEQDRKRFVGCLAAVLASLYDFDVVDDDEDLSQADKVLSMAYLDRSEQDDEDEHSLSPTKASRNNTKDSSSLYSRSVDGFDTPARAQQYRSMISSRSSMQIDRGTRDQLQKARSRHRKRRYDILSDLLLASGDYLQLESGQVKAFLPMLAKLLVPNSDKKEASHASQLSAQHGQRPHSNSSNTSSNLAAMDNQEKTILQRSGISGANVNGFTNSEEMVHLELDDIEYLRPFLESLTPGAGLRCVALLLLQYLLLHSRQTGYDARVRHAIKTLGVLVLVHDMQHDPVDVYIDDELKKPSSSPRTRRHRGHLKTSHPDLVVLATRKFESLEHFIAAKLIVLSREQQAHKVHRGARSAGARSSQTQQTPASKGLTREQWMRGIKIGGTAMAAGTLFAITGGLAAPGIAAGVAAIAGGTAVTAAAAAVLTSTAAVTTIFGVGGGGLAAYKMQRRTQGLTEFEFRKETGKASREKEGQIDTVDAELFSTICISGWLRDKFDFQRPWGVSPSRPELTDRQELLERFYTIHSPSHISRCAKILDHWKGEEKDLWGLLRQKYGQDPDHLFPLEKGPRLHASLTLEQKEVIDQLFVELGYTPKSLDEIKTQPTPFERIRKGWNKQAAGPRRDENLSTSHIPVGPAHRSLADSLQSPESVETYVGSRAEVTSSGFESFSTALSMLPPDKRSDESTEKVELPRHIATVWDYPSIYGGEQYTVQWESELLTELCDSVNDLARDLVSGGTAQILKHTALSTLISAFAWPYALVNAANMIDGTWTLAVERSDEAGRELARSLLLSRAGHRPVTLVGFSFGARAIYSCLKELARLQEKWEDFCEDEDSSRSGKVLQNQSVADLELDESNKDYFRYMREPASIVEDVVLMGLPNHLSLSSWKACRQVVAGRLINCFSQKDLILSLMFQFKRLGLKPVCGTCPVNVPGVENIDVSDLVSGHQDYTLVNGDILKRVRHCQPFRSRHTRIFVPEVAASSM